One Hydrogenispora ethanolica DNA segment encodes these proteins:
- a CDS encoding efflux RND transporter permease subunit: protein MTITELSIKRPILVIVAFLAITLIGLFAYSNLKYETFPSMTAPVVAISTTYSGASASVVESTVTKKIEDAISGINNVDTVSSTSQEGLSTVTVTLRSGADVNVALQDVQSKINQIADELPDDADTPTYSKFSSSDRPVMQIGVTSNMNGKDFYQYLTDTIKPQLAKQPGVGQITLVGGIQREIRVNVDSQKLQAYGISSATVTSAIANANLDYPTGKVKDEDGQYVLRLSGKINSLEELRSLIVKRSSSGNVVLSDIADVQDGNKDQGTINRVNGAVSVGIRVYKQSDANEVEVCQAVRKTLQRLEDQNRSLHLKFVVIEDNSTYTIDSANAVKEDLGIAIVLVAIVMLLFLHSLRNALIVMVAIPTSLVATFIGMWATGCTMNIITLLAMSLVIGILVDDSIVVLENIHHHLELGEEKRAAALKGRNEIGLTALSITLVDVVVFLPLTLVSGMIGGILHQFSLVVVMSTLVSLFVSFTVTPMLASRFSKAEALCDGSLMGRFGLWFEAKYNRMVESYLQLLNWCLENRGKVLLLVGALFVAVLALIPAGFIGSEFMPSADQGQLTVKIELPTRAKLEQTNQMTEKAERMIRALPEVAQLFTTVGTSDNAMAATSTSNSAEIEVVLVDKKQRSRSTDEVVHLIKDKMDQLPGIVAHVNASSVMGGGQTPIRYVVTGVNWNKAYQGALQVKQLLARIPGTKDLQLSTENAQPEVQIQIDREKMTQLGLSISDIGSVLQTGYTGDTSSKFRDQDGTEYDIRIIYDSQDRSRTSDVGAQSFVNDSGEVVQLNQFATLVNGAGPNKLSRQDRNYAITVSSQAVGRTSGSIAGDFNKLLARARLPEGVAVMPGGMLKEQGTAFGSLGLALLAAVIFVYLIMTALYNSFIYPFVVGFSVPLALIGAILGLGLTGNSLAIFSILGIIMQVGLVSKNAILLVDFANRAREAGAGVKEALLEAGRERIRPILMTTLTMILGMLPLALSNTTGSEFKHGMGWALIGGLTSSMLMTLIVVPIVYTLVEQVRVRIVKERGSAAA from the coding sequence GGGATTAATAATGTCGACACGGTCTCCTCGACCTCGCAGGAAGGCCTCTCCACAGTCACCGTCACGTTGCGGTCCGGAGCCGATGTCAACGTGGCGCTCCAGGATGTTCAGAGCAAAATCAATCAGATCGCCGATGAATTGCCGGATGACGCCGATACCCCGACGTACTCGAAATTTTCCAGCAGCGACCGGCCGGTGATGCAGATCGGCGTCACCAGCAATATGAATGGCAAGGATTTTTATCAATATTTGACCGATACGATCAAACCGCAGTTGGCCAAGCAACCCGGGGTCGGCCAGATCACCCTGGTGGGCGGGATCCAGCGCGAAATCCGGGTCAATGTCGACAGTCAAAAATTGCAGGCCTATGGGATTTCCAGCGCCACGGTCACCAGCGCCATTGCCAACGCCAATCTCGACTACCCCACCGGCAAGGTGAAGGATGAGGATGGCCAGTACGTACTGCGTTTATCCGGCAAAATCAATTCGCTGGAAGAGCTGCGGAGCCTGATTGTCAAACGTTCTTCCTCCGGTAACGTCGTATTGTCGGATATCGCGGATGTCCAGGACGGCAATAAGGATCAAGGGACCATCAACCGGGTGAACGGCGCTGTTTCCGTGGGAATTCGAGTTTACAAACAATCCGACGCCAACGAGGTCGAGGTTTGCCAGGCGGTCCGAAAAACGCTGCAGCGCTTGGAGGATCAGAACCGTTCGCTTCACTTGAAATTCGTGGTCATTGAAGACAACTCCACCTATACCATAGACTCCGCCAATGCCGTAAAGGAGGACCTGGGGATCGCCATCGTGCTGGTGGCCATCGTGATGCTGCTGTTCCTGCATAGCCTGAGGAATGCCTTAATCGTCATGGTGGCCATTCCCACTTCCTTGGTGGCGACTTTTATCGGCATGTGGGCTACCGGCTGCACGATGAATATCATCACCCTCCTGGCCATGTCGCTGGTCATCGGGATTCTGGTGGATGACTCCATCGTGGTGCTGGAGAATATCCACCATCATTTGGAGCTGGGCGAAGAGAAACGGGCCGCCGCGCTCAAAGGAAGAAACGAGATCGGCCTGACCGCGTTGTCAATCACCCTCGTTGATGTGGTGGTCTTTTTACCCCTCACGCTGGTTTCGGGAATGATCGGCGGCATCTTGCATCAATTCTCCCTGGTGGTGGTGATGTCCACCCTGGTGAGCCTGTTCGTCTCGTTCACGGTCACGCCGATGCTGGCCTCGCGATTCTCCAAGGCGGAAGCGCTCTGCGACGGCAGCCTGATGGGACGGTTCGGCCTGTGGTTTGAGGCAAAATACAATCGCATGGTCGAGTCCTATCTTCAGCTTTTGAACTGGTGCCTGGAGAACCGGGGCAAAGTGCTCCTGCTGGTCGGAGCGCTCTTTGTCGCGGTGCTGGCGCTGATTCCAGCCGGATTCATCGGCTCCGAATTCATGCCGTCGGCGGATCAAGGCCAGCTAACTGTCAAGATCGAACTTCCGACCCGGGCCAAACTGGAACAGACCAACCAAATGACCGAAAAAGCGGAGCGGATGATCCGGGCGCTCCCGGAAGTCGCCCAGTTATTCACCACCGTCGGTACCTCGGATAATGCGATGGCGGCCACCTCCACCAGCAATAGCGCCGAGATTGAGGTGGTGCTGGTCGACAAGAAGCAACGTTCGCGGAGTACCGATGAAGTAGTGCACCTGATCAAAGATAAAATGGATCAGCTTCCCGGGATTGTGGCGCATGTCAATGCCTCCAGCGTCATGGGCGGCGGCCAGACCCCGATCCGGTACGTGGTAACCGGCGTCAATTGGAATAAGGCTTATCAGGGAGCGCTGCAGGTGAAGCAGCTCCTCGCCCGGATCCCGGGAACCAAAGATTTGCAGTTGTCGACGGAGAACGCCCAACCGGAGGTGCAGATCCAGATCGACCGCGAGAAAATGACCCAACTGGGCCTCAGCATCAGTGATATCGGTTCGGTTTTACAAACCGGCTATACCGGCGACACCAGTTCCAAATTCCGCGATCAGGACGGCACCGAATACGATATCCGGATCATCTACGACTCGCAGGATCGCTCCCGGACCAGCGATGTCGGAGCGCAAAGCTTTGTGAATGACTCCGGCGAAGTCGTTCAGCTGAACCAGTTCGCGACGCTCGTGAATGGCGCCGGGCCCAATAAATTAAGCCGGCAGGACCGCAATTACGCCATTACCGTCTCTTCCCAGGCGGTGGGCCGAACCAGCGGCAGCATTGCCGGGGATTTCAACAAGCTGTTGGCCCGCGCCAGACTCCCGGAAGGGGTAGCGGTGATGCCGGGCGGTATGCTAAAAGAGCAGGGTACGGCCTTCGGCAGCCTGGGATTGGCGCTGCTGGCCGCGGTGATCTTCGTTTATCTGATCATGACCGCGCTGTATAACTCCTTTATTTACCCGTTCGTGGTGGGATTCTCGGTGCCGTTGGCGCTCATCGGCGCCATTCTGGGGCTCGGCCTGACCGGGAATTCGCTGGCGATCTTCTCGATCCTGGGAATCATCATGCAGGTCGGCTTGGTGAGCAAGAACGCCATCCTACTGGTGGACTTCGCCAACCGGGCCCGCGAGGCCGGCGCCGGCGTGAAAGAAGCGTTGCTGGAAGCGGGACGGGAACGAATCCGGCCGATCCTCATGACCACGCTGACCATGATCCTGGGGATGCTGCCCCTGGCTTTGTCGAATACGACCGGTTCCGAGTTTAAACACGGCATGGGTTGGGCATTGATCGGCGGGTTAACCTCATCGATGCTGATGACCCTGATTGTGGTGCCCATCGTCTATACCCTCGTCGAGCAGGTCCGGGTTCGGATTGTAAAAGAGAGGGGCAGTGCGGCCGCGTGA
- a CDS encoding TolC family protein, with the protein MLRKALIPFLIVSGMMLPALAAAAAADTPPPTRVLSLETCLQLGFANSRELQQEAQNMKVAQESVNQAAAGFRPTVDYSVSRVQQTAGTDYNSGTVSIDLPLLNRGKLSNSLRVALLGLDSAKEDERQTRLQLTYDIKAGFYDLWLKEQQLAVAQASYDNLGQHYQQVEKYYQVGKKSQYELLEAEVSWKQQKAEVISAKSEVALARLTLATLIGIDKDQAFQLAYDSAMGQIPAQVNLTLNPLLEKAYRQRPDMIQGEQAIQIAQYNVEIAKANLNPALSLSGTHADSTDNWQYVLGVSGTLYDGKVTASKVKAAEETLQLARINAAKTRDSARENIQKALQTVQVDWEKAGAYQANVELAKEDLRMTEIRYNAGVATIMDVRDRQLALDEAQDQYYQAVSSYRTGLAKLELELGN; encoded by the coding sequence ATGTTACGAAAGGCATTGATTCCTTTCCTGATCGTTTCAGGGATGATGCTCCCGGCTCTAGCGGCGGCCGCGGCCGCGGATACGCCCCCGCCAACCCGGGTCTTATCGCTGGAAACCTGTTTACAACTGGGTTTCGCCAATAGCCGGGAGCTGCAGCAAGAAGCCCAAAATATGAAAGTGGCCCAGGAAAGCGTCAATCAAGCGGCGGCGGGTTTCCGGCCCACGGTGGACTATAGCGTCAGCCGCGTCCAGCAGACGGCCGGAACCGATTATAACAGCGGTACCGTATCGATCGACCTGCCCTTGCTCAACCGCGGCAAACTGTCGAACAGCCTCCGGGTGGCGCTGCTCGGGCTGGACAGCGCCAAGGAGGACGAACGCCAGACCAGACTCCAGCTCACTTACGATATTAAAGCGGGATTCTACGATCTATGGTTGAAAGAACAGCAACTCGCCGTCGCCCAGGCTTCCTACGATAATCTGGGCCAGCATTATCAGCAGGTCGAAAAATACTATCAAGTCGGGAAAAAGTCCCAATATGAGCTGCTCGAGGCCGAAGTATCCTGGAAACAGCAGAAAGCGGAAGTCATCTCGGCCAAGAGCGAAGTCGCGCTGGCGCGGCTGACTTTGGCGACTTTGATTGGGATCGATAAGGATCAAGCGTTTCAACTCGCATATGATTCGGCCATGGGGCAGATTCCCGCTCAAGTCAACCTGACGTTGAATCCGCTCTTGGAAAAGGCCTACCGGCAACGTCCCGACATGATCCAGGGGGAGCAAGCCATCCAAATTGCCCAATACAATGTGGAGATCGCCAAGGCCAATCTCAACCCGGCGCTGTCCCTGTCGGGAACCCATGCCGACTCTACCGACAACTGGCAATATGTCCTGGGCGTGAGCGGCACCTTATACGACGGCAAGGTCACCGCTTCCAAAGTCAAGGCTGCGGAGGAAACGTTGCAGCTTGCCAGGATTAACGCGGCCAAAACGCGGGACTCGGCGCGGGAGAACATTCAAAAGGCATTGCAAACGGTTCAGGTCGATTGGGAGAAAGCCGGCGCCTACCAGGCCAATGTGGAGTTGGCCAAAGAAGATTTACGGATGACCGAGATTCGTTACAATGCCGGAGTAGCCACCATTATGGATGTCCGGGATCGTCAGCTTGCCCTGGACGAAGCACAGGACCAATACTATCAGGCGGTTTCCTCCTATCGTACCGGTTTGGCGAAGCTCGAATTGGAATTGGGAAACTGA
- a CDS encoding MATE family efflux transporter, which produces MDHTQQLSEKNISKLLFEFSLPAIVGMLVNSLYNVIDRAFIGNSVGTLGLAGVTISFPVMLIIVAFVLLIGIGASALVSIKLGEGDRDQAERIVGNAFLLLTIVSLAITFFGLIFLKPVLKLFGASREVLPYAEAYLQVILGGTLFQSIGFGMNNFIRGEGNPRTAMFTMLLGAALNVVFCPIFIFGLGMGIRGSALATVLAQGISGLWVLHYFISGKSSLKIRRKNLKLDQAIVGKIIALGSAQFVMELATSLVNLILNRSLIRYGGDLAISGMGIVTSLQTLVLMPLFGINQGVQPIIGFNYGAQKYDRVKQALKLAVLGASIIAIAGFVIVEAFPEQLVGVFNRDDARLRDFTVYAMRVFLMMLPLIGFQVIGSNYFMAVGRPTPAALLSLSRQFILLIPAVLILPHFFKLHGVIMAGPVADFGASLITAAWLYQELRRLHVMSGKMPAITAMKQGETHG; this is translated from the coding sequence ATGGATCATACGCAACAACTTAGTGAAAAAAACATATCCAAGCTGCTCTTCGAGTTTTCCCTCCCGGCAATCGTAGGAATGCTGGTGAATTCTTTATACAACGTGATTGACCGGGCATTTATCGGCAACAGCGTAGGCACGCTGGGGCTGGCGGGAGTCACCATCAGTTTCCCGGTGATGCTGATTATCGTCGCGTTTGTACTGCTGATCGGCATCGGAGCCAGCGCGCTGGTCTCCATCAAGCTGGGGGAGGGTGACCGGGACCAAGCGGAACGCATTGTGGGAAACGCATTTCTGCTGCTGACTATCGTATCTTTGGCAATTACGTTTTTTGGCCTGATATTTTTGAAACCAGTATTGAAACTCTTCGGCGCCAGCCGCGAAGTATTGCCCTACGCTGAAGCCTATCTGCAGGTTATTTTGGGGGGGACGCTCTTTCAGAGCATAGGGTTCGGCATGAATAATTTCATCCGGGGCGAGGGGAACCCCAGGACGGCCATGTTCACCATGCTGCTGGGGGCCGCATTAAATGTCGTATTTTGCCCCATTTTCATTTTCGGTCTGGGAATGGGCATCCGGGGCTCGGCGCTGGCCACTGTACTGGCGCAAGGGATCTCCGGTTTATGGGTGCTTCATTATTTCATCTCCGGAAAAAGTTCGCTAAAAATCCGGCGTAAAAATCTCAAGCTGGATCAAGCGATCGTTGGCAAGATCATCGCTCTCGGCTCGGCCCAGTTTGTGATGGAGCTGGCCACCAGCCTGGTCAATCTGATCCTGAACCGCAGCCTAATCCGGTACGGCGGCGATCTCGCCATCTCCGGAATGGGCATCGTAACCAGCCTGCAAACGCTGGTGCTGATGCCGTTATTCGGCATCAACCAGGGAGTTCAGCCGATTATCGGCTTTAACTATGGCGCCCAAAAATACGACCGGGTCAAGCAGGCATTAAAGTTGGCCGTTTTGGGCGCCAGTATCATCGCGATAGCCGGATTTGTCATCGTGGAAGCATTTCCCGAGCAGCTGGTTGGGGTGTTCAATCGGGACGATGCCCGGTTGCGCGATTTCACGGTTTACGCGATGCGGGTTTTCCTGATGATGTTGCCGCTCATCGGTTTTCAAGTCATCGGTTCCAATTACTTCATGGCGGTGGGGCGCCCCACTCCGGCGGCTTTGTTGAGTTTATCCCGCCAGTTTATCCTGCTGATCCCGGCGGTGCTTATTCTGCCGCATTTTTTCAAACTGCATGGCGTGATCATGGCGGGGCCGGTCGCCGATTTTGGCGCGTCGCTCATTACTGCCGCATGGCTATATCAAGAGTTACGGCGTCTTCATGTCATGAGCGGAAAAATGCCGGCAATCACCGCCATGAAACAGGGGGAGACTCACGGATGA
- a CDS encoding AbrB/MazE/SpoVT family DNA-binding domain-containing protein, whose product MMRPIGIVRKVDCLGRVVIPSELRRNMNIEDADSLEIYVDRDMIVIKKYEPFCVFCGSPEGVENVRGKNICESCRRALRELVSS is encoded by the coding sequence ATGATGAGGCCTATCGGAATTGTTCGGAAAGTTGACTGTCTCGGCAGAGTGGTCATCCCAAGCGAGCTGCGGCGGAACATGAATATCGAGGATGCCGACTCCCTCGAAATATACGTCGACCGCGACATGATTGTCATCAAAAAATATGAACCGTTTTGTGTCTTTTGCGGCAGCCCCGAAGGAGTGGAAAACGTCAGGGGCAAAAACATCTGCGAGTCCTGCCGCCGGGCCCTGCGGGAGCTCGTTTCTTCCTGA